The Iamia majanohamensis genome window below encodes:
- a CDS encoding glycosyltransferase family 2 protein has protein sequence MPVYNEAATLRTALERLLAVEMPLPTEVVVVDDGSSDGCTDLVADLVDGERVRLVRQEPNQGKGRALVRGFAEARGDLLTILDADLEYDPRDIPTLCQPVLDGEAKVVYGARSYGGHAAYSFWFVLGNKLVAVWASMLFDAWLTDVETCLKLAPTAMWREVDIRSSGFGIEAEVTGKLLARGERIFEVPISYRARGREEGKKIEWTDGVEALWILLRIRLGRRRRSRR, from the coding sequence ATGCCCGTGTACAACGAGGCCGCGACCCTCCGGACCGCCCTCGAGCGCCTGCTGGCGGTGGAGATGCCGCTGCCCACCGAGGTCGTCGTCGTCGACGACGGGTCCTCCGACGGCTGCACGGACCTGGTCGCCGACCTCGTCGACGGCGAGCGGGTCCGCCTCGTCCGCCAGGAGCCCAACCAGGGCAAGGGCCGGGCCCTGGTGCGGGGCTTCGCCGAGGCCCGTGGCGACCTGCTGACCATCCTCGACGCCGACCTCGAGTACGACCCCCGCGACATCCCCACCCTGTGCCAGCCGGTGCTCGACGGCGAGGCCAAGGTCGTCTACGGCGCCCGCTCCTACGGGGGCCACGCCGCCTACTCCTTCTGGTTCGTGCTCGGGAACAAGCTGGTCGCGGTCTGGGCCAGCATGCTCTTCGACGCCTGGCTCACCGACGTGGAGACGTGCCTCAAGCTGGCGCCCACGGCCATGTGGCGCGAGGTCGACATCCGCAGCTCGGGCTTCGGCATCGAGGCCGAGGTCACCGGCAAGCTGCTGGCCCGGGGCGAGCGCATCTTCGAGGTGCCCATCTCCTACCGGGCCCGGGGCCGCGAGGAGGGCAAGAAGATCGAGTGGACCGACGGCGTCGAGGCCCTCTGGATCCTGCTGCGCATCCGGCTGGGCCGACGGCGGCGCTCCCGGCGCTGA